In the genome of Phycodurus eques isolate BA_2022a chromosome 11, UOR_Pequ_1.1, whole genome shotgun sequence, the window CAAACTGGAAAGTGGTTTTCTCAAGAATTTGGATTCATCTgaaaaagtatggaaaatggaaactgtTGTATGGAAAGATATTCATGTTTCCAAGACTGTTACGACAGCTCTatttcctaaaacaaaaaattatgaatatctaaaaaaaaagtgtttttctcaATTATTTCCTGTGAAAGTATCATTCCGTTTTTCCGAATCAATGCGCAGCACCCTTAGCCGATCGATTATACGATCAACCTGACACGTCAACTACTCCGAGGGCAGAAATGAGCGAATTTAAAACAGTATTGAGTGATTTCCCTTATTTGGTGATGACAACACTTTTGATGCCGCTGAGAAATTGCGCAAAAAATGAAGAGACAAAAAGAAAGCGGCACAAAGAGTTAACTCCGTAAGATTGAAATCGACGCCAAGAAACCAAACAAAATAGGCGACTAAAACGTCGACACACAAAAAGGGACAAAGACGAAGTGAACACGTCACCGTTGATGTTTTGAAAGAAACCTGCGCCATCAAATTGCCGTCGTCCAGGCAACGaagaccgaccgaccgaccgagGAAAAAAGCGATGCCGGCCTGAGAGATGGCAACAActggcacataaaaaaaataaaataaaataaaaaatatgcacAATATTTGTGGAATCAACAGGGGTTGGTTTTTAAATGAGAGTATTCAGAGAGAttcaagacaggattagggtttcaaagtagggtatcaaaacagggttagggtttcaaataagggttttaAATATGGTgatggttttaaattagggtgtcaaaactgggttagggtttcaacacGGGCTTAGCCTTTTAAAGTatagtttcaaaacagggttagggttttaaaacaaggTTACgattttaaagtagggtttcaaaacagactCAACCAAATGCagggttttgaaaaaaaaaaacagcgttatggtttcaaagtagggctttGAAGTCAGGGTTCAGGTTTCAAGACAGAGTCAACTACATGCAGACCTTGTGCGCAACGTTTGACTCGGTCGCAGTTTGAGTCGTTTTCCGCAAAAAGCACAAACGTCGTCTTGCCGTCTGCATTTGCATCAGCTACATTAGCTCGCTAGAATCTTCTGGAAATTATTTGGCCACATCGTGGAACATAAAGAATCCGAACGACGAACCTCTGGCATCTGGGAAAAAGTttggaattttgaaatctcaaacGTGTAGGAACCCTGTCCCCAAAATTATAGcataattacaacttttttccttTCAATAATAGCGCTTTTTCGTAATTACAACTGTAatcggaaaaaaatacaaaaatatatttttttttactgaaagtGAAAAAATCCAAAAGCTACCACTTTCTTGAAGTCTTGTTTTTGAGAAACATTTTATTAGtcatattgttaaataaaatgaatcaagtATCAAACTGTAAAAATGTTCGGTTGTCGTATTCCCTCTTATCCATGTCTTCATCCAGAGCAAACATAAATGTGTTTTCCTCATCTAAATTGAATCTTGaatttgtagcttttttttttttttttaaaaaggaataaaacaagcatggtcatttgttgtgttttggaaaATGTGGGATTTTGTTGTTCTTCAGAGCTGTCCTGCCACCGTGGAACCTTCCAGCGGAGCCATCCAGATTTGTCACATCCGAGAGGCCATCAGAAGATACAACTACAGACACACcgtatgtacacacacacacacacacacacacacgtttcaaATGGACATACGTTTGTTTCAGTGTCCTCACTCGTGCTgaaagtgttttgtttccatCAGAGCGCCTACAGGAGGAGCGGGATGTCATACCTGGCCTGCTGATCACAACACatggaaaacactttttttctgtcagaaactttttgtttgaatgtgtagTAAACATCACTCGTACGAAAGCTGGCGTTGCCcaaataaactttattggtcACTAACACATAAACAGACACTGAGAGCGCAAGACACCCGCTCACTTTGAACGGTGCTTATCGCATTTCAAACGTTGGAAAAAGGATGCGTTCAACGATGCTCAGTATTTTTGAGCGCTGTTGACCAGGGCTTCTCGCTCCGTCACAAGTTCTCCGTATCGCTGCTGGAGTTCCCGTTCTCGATCCATCTGACGCTCCATGTCCTCACGCAACGCCTAAACACATGCAAAATTGTGcttaaaatgacaataaaatatatttttcaaaagattcTGCGTATGAAATAGCGACCTCCAGTCTTCTGGGAATGGCCGTGTCTTCTTGTCTCTTCAGCTGAGTGAAGGTCTCCAGCTCCGTGGACGCTTGCTCCACCTGGTGGGCAAATTAAATGTAACGCTCTTAAGAAACGTTCACAACTGATTCAGGGAGTAAAGAACGAGGTGAATGATTGCGAACGCAGCGGACGTTGCTTTCGCAATCATTCACCTCATTCCTTTGTCCCCGATCACTTCAAATGGGACTTTTTTGTCAACTATATCGTAGTCGGTAAGACCGAGACCTGTTCCCAGAGTTCATTGTGCTGCTTGAGCAGGCCGAGCGCTCTGGACTGGAACCCCCCCAGAAGGATCTTCAGCTTCTTCTCCAGTTTGGCCGCCTTACGCGCCTCCGCCGTCATGTGACCACGGTTCAcctacacaccacacacaaacaggaaaagacaaaagatgcaaaaaaatgcagcactttaaaaaaaataaataataaatacatgtttttcttgaaaaaaatacccccaccacacacaaagaaataaaacaattctccattagaaaaaaattcgaaatgtttttttttctaaaaaagagaaactcttaaaaagaaataattttctgGAATAAGAAATTGtctagataaaaaaaaaagtgggaaatCTTTTTGCCTgaaaataatatgactcaaaaaataattttgctcagaaaaccaaactttttcttcaaaaaaggaaaaaaaacactatacGTCTAAATGacgaaataaatttaaaaagaaatctagaaaaacatgatgttttgcctgaaagaaaaaggaaaattccttgaaaatgtttcttttcccaAATTATTAGGAGAAATGAAAAGTAcgacacaaaataaaatgaaaattaaaaagacaAGACAATGCGCGTGCCCACGTGGGTGCGCGTACGCGGTCTTACTTCGAGTTTCTTCTCGACGCTCTCGACCCGATCTTTCTTGGACGCCAGGTTGGCTCGGGTGTACCTGTTCTGTCCCGGCAGGTACAAGACCTGCAGCGCGCACAAAGACACGTTTTTGAACGAGCGAGAGCCAGACAGGACGGACGGCGAACGCGGCGTTGCGGTCGGCACCTGGCTGTAGCATTCCTCCCACACTTGGCAGTAGGCCTCCATGCTGAGGTCTCCGTGACCCATGCCCCCCTTCACCACCTCCATCTCGGCCGCCAGGACGGCTTTGGCCTGAGGAGCGCACGTTATCAAACGGGTTCCGTGACATGACCTTGGTaagcattttgcatttttttttatagcacatCTATTCATTTCTGCTGTACTTTTGAGCTATTTAAAATTTCTTTTGCTATACTTTTAAGCCTTTTCAAAGCTAGTTTTAAAGCTCATTTGCGCTTATTAGCTTTGTTTttacctttattattatttttacttttagctTGGAGTTTTTTTAAGGTatatttttgaattgttttaactCTTGAGGTGCTTTTTTTTAGCTTACATTTGAGCTTTTGTGctctttcaattaccttttgcTTATTGTAGCTCTTAAAGTTTTTTTAAGCATTAGTTTTgagtagactttttatttttgcttcatttgttttgctttagaAGTGTTTTCGAATGGCTTTTGACTGAGTTACTTTGCCTTTGTTATCTTAACctgaatgtattttttgcagCCTCACTTAGGTTTTCTTCAACTTTTGAGCTTcatccccattcatggcttttTCATGTTCAGTTTTACTTTCCAGCTACTTTAGCTtctaaacttttattttttgagcTTGTTTTAAGTAGCTTAGTGTTTttaatttcttgtttttctttaatttagAGCATTTAGagcttagttttttttaagcattagtTTTaagtagactttttatttttgcttcatttatttgctttagaATTGTTTTCGAATGGCTCTTGATTGTGTTACTTTGCCTTTGTTATCTTAACgtgaatgtattttttgcagCTTCACTTAAGTTTTCTTCAACTTTTGAGCTTCATCCCCAGTCACGGCTTTTTCATGTTCAGTTTTACTTTCAAGCTACTTTAGTAGCTTCTAAACTTTAATTTTTGGAGCTTGTTTTAAGTAGCTTagattttttaatttcttgtttttctttaatttagAGCTTgaaattttccataataaagcattacacattatatatattactTCTAAGTCACTTTACCTATTGTGAGCTTTCCTGCTGAATTTATTTTACCTTGACTTTGAAGCAAATCCATTTTAGAGGTTAAgctttacattcattcattcatcttccgctccgcttatcctcacgagagtcgcgggcgtgctggagcctatcccagctatcttcattTTATTGGTATTCTTTCTGTTAGCTTTACTTTTGCTACATGATTTTAAAAGAAACCGAAACCAGAACATTGATGTTGATTGATTGAGCCAAATGAAGGCACTAGTTCATTTGGACTTTTGTCTTTGTAACCGTAACAAGACAGTCCTTCGTTTCCTACCCGGCATGAATCAAGTGTAAGTTAAAGGGTTAATGTTCCACATGGTGCTTCGTTCTAAGAAGCCGAGCGGCGCGACCTTGTCCATGTCGTCCGTGCTGACGGTGTTGTACGCGTGCGCGTCCAGGTAGGCGATGTGCAGGGCGTTGTTGGAGGCGGATGCGGGCCCGCGGCCCTTGGCGCGCTGCGGCTGCCCGCCGGCGCCGGCCGTCGGATGGTGAAGACAGTCGTGATGCATCATGGCGATCATCTCCTGCTTGATCAGCTCCTCGGCCACCTGAAGGTCGGACAGCGGCTCCATGGAGGACGGCCGAAGGACCGACTCGTTCACCTGAGGACGCGCTcatacaaacacatacacatgagatggatgtgtgtgtgtgtgtgtatataaaatggCATTTCAGGCATTTTTCAGTTTATGCTGTTGCATGTTTTGAGTttgtaaagctttttttttttttaataaatacatctaTTTTCCCAAAACAGCtatgtccaaactttttccactgaggacaATATACAGAACAATGGAAGGAGAAAAAGTTTCATCAACCTTTGTTTATGAAACATTTAATAACAGTTCAGTACACTGTAAGTCAACAAACATATGCTGTGACGTTAAACGTatttcaagaaataaaacagCTTGGTGATAGTGGTGACAGAGCAAATGTTATTAGTATAGTacaggggtggccaacccgcGGCTCGCGAGCCTCATGCGGCTCTTTAACTAGTTTCATGCGGCTCTTCGGGAGCTGTCACGTGACATGCGTCAAAAATGAACTGAgagttcgtgtgtgtgtgagacagtgcacacaatgttaactgttgaaaattactgatattatcatgttggtgtggttattttcattagatctggctgagcagaggtctgtgtatgcgtgcaaacatgattaaaagatgatgttcatgtgtacccatgtgtatgatgtggctctttgcagtaacacagaaGAAAACGTGGCTCTTAGTCTCTGATTAGTTGGCCCCCCCCGGTATAGTATATTAGTAGTGTGAAGTCTATTTTTTTGATCACTTGTACATTGAAACGTacttacaattttaaaataaaaactgtgatctttttttctctctttttgacctaaaattgaaaatgaaaaataattcttATGAAATTcaacttattttatttaaacaaaaatgttaaagcaTTTTAAACTAtgctttaacattttaaagcattttttttacctttttgttttttttttaaataagtacaACTGGAAAAACCTTATTTACAAATGTATGTgcaattttctataaaaaatttacattttcattgaccctttttacattactttaaaaataattgaaaatgaaaagcaatctctttgtaatgtaacctttgttacaatatttaaaaaaacggtTGAAACGTTTTtatatttaccgtaatttctcgtgtataatacatacccccaaagttgacttcaaattactggaaaaaccttctacccatctataatgcatttttaaatgcatgattttgcttctacccatatgatcaaaacaaagtattatctgtattttgttaggttttttccaaataattatgaagttaagcacttggtttgaacacttaatcctttttgtaatttacttgccattattttgaaatccacagccctacttttatttagtaaattagaaaacacacagttgtgctcatatgtttgattacccaggcagaatttgtaagatgggtacaattctttcaagaaaacatgaaggaccaggcgaaacacatttaatttgaatcatattcaaattaagcggtcaagcatttcagaaaaccattattgtttaacaaaacataaccagaaagaaatgatggttgttgtttagtcatcagtcattgaaaaaaaaaaaaaataataaaataatatttcacaaattctgctatggtatgtaaacttatgagcaccactgtatgtatatgcagtcatacgtagccCTGTCATAGTGGAGTGAAAGTGGAGGCTCCACATTATTTATAaccacgaggtggcggtggcattttggaataaatgtgtacagctttttcacaaccagtagatggcagcatacatatataaaatgtgaaagttttttccatttgcccctatacccatctataatgcacactattgacttttgccaattttttgggaggggtgggggggaatgcgcattatacatgagaaattacgataaaagaaattgaaaataaagtGTGATCTTgaatttaatgaattaatttcaaattttaaaaaatcgtGAAAGGGTTTCATTAAActtaatatttttgcataaaaAAGTATGATAACTTTTGACTTAACTTgtgttacaattaaaaataaaaatcatgtcgctttttatttctttttactctatttctttacaatttaaaataagaaatgacacattttcatttccattagtttttttcttttctcctccaaacagaATGAAGTATGAAGTGTGGTATTTCGTAAGATCGGAATGTGAGctgcgtgcttgtgtgggggTCACCTCGGTGGGTCTGGGCAGGCCCCTCCGCACCGCCGTGTGTCGCAGCTTCAGCTCCTTCTCCCTCTCGGCGTCACGTTGGGCCTGAAAAGCACaagcacacacgtgcacattcGCGTGACGAGCCTCAGGCAGggtcataaaaacattgatgCTTTTTGAACATGAACAAACTGGTCTGGGATGTGAATTGTGATGCAATTACGTTGCTGTACCTACACCAATAGCGTGCGTTTACCTGCTTGCACGCCGCCACTTCGGCGGCGTCCTCCACGTGGCCGACCTCCATCTCTGTCTCTTCCAGTTCCTTCTCAGCGTTTTCGGGCAGGACGATCTCAAAGTCGTTTTTGGGCACAGGAAGCGACATCAAGCCGTGCCTGAGCTGCTGCAGGCTCTCTCGTTGCTGCGGACGAAAGCAACGAGTCTCTGACGTTTAAGTCGGTCACCGGCGCCCATAAACCGttaccaattattattatttatttttttatataggaCTTtcccataattttttttcttgaaaaactaTGACTTTCCCTAAAAAAAGgcgaagttaaaaaaaaattcctgtaaaaaaaaaatgacttcattagTTGACGTTTCgcccccaaaattttttttgcgGTGTTTAAACCACAGAAGGTGTCAACTGTTTGcttgatatttttaaaagtcgTTTTTAAGATTGATTGATaactgtaatttttattttactgatagATAATGGATAGAGCTtgttattgtaaatgtaatttatgTGATTAAGGCCTGTACAAAAGAAACCTTGGCCTCatctttgaagaaaaaaaacaagaactacaacaaaaaatgtaactGTTCCCTTGCACGCCGCCACGTCAGCGGCGTCCTCCACGTGGCCGACCTCCAAAAGAATCTAAAaggcttttctttaaaaaaaactttcaaaaagAGACTTACAATTTCTCCCCTGAAAAAACTAGAATCAAAGTTCTTATTTGACTCAagtggaggggggaaaaaaattaaataaataaataaaataattaaaataaataaataaataaaaaatcaagacATGAcgataaagtcacatttttattacaaaattagactaaacaaaaaaaaatctgagtttttagattattttctttctttaaaaaatatacgacaaacaaatcaattccgtgtttttttaataaaaatatttattttaaatttacttttttcttcttaaatgcatttgttttttcaaaaacgTGTGACtcttaaaaagtaaaactgagtttaaaaaaatacatttttaagtagggaattttctttaaagaaatctgaacaaaattacagcataaaaagtaaaatgaaacattgatttaaaactttttttttcaatacaaaatatcaccctttttaaatgaaaacgaCTTTTGCCCCacagaaaatacaattaaataaatctgacttcacaaaaaaatttacctaaaagaaattacatttcccccccaccctcacaaaaagatgatttttaaacaaaataaaagatgcccccccccccccccctcacctgGTGTTTGGTGTACGACGGGTCTGCCAGCTGCTCCTCGCTGTTGATGTTCAGTTTGTCCCTAAGTGGCGTGCGTGCGGGGGTCAGCCCAGGCGTGGCTGCCCCGCGTGGGGTCAACTCTCCGGCCGCTTGCGGGGTCATGCCCTCCGACCCTTGGCCCTGCACGGGAGTTCTGCGGACGATAAGACGACGAACATTCTCGTTAGCGCGTCCCTACGCGGCATGCCGACGCGTCCGTCCGTGTGGGCGCGCTTGCCGTCGCTCACCTGAAGGGGGTCCCGAGTACGGTGTTGGGGGTCTGCACCAGCTGCCGTTGGGGCGTCACGCCGCTGAAGTCGCTCTCGTGCAGCGGCGTGTTGAGGCCGCCTTTCAGCGGCGTGTCGATGTTGGTCAACGCCATCAGATTCTGAGCTTCCTAGaaataacagcaacaacaaaaaaatatttaaacttttGGGTTTCAAGTCGTTGAGGTTTTCAAACGTATGagggtttcaatttagggttttaaaacatggGTTTGGGTTTCTAGTTAGGGTTataaaccagggttagggtttcaatttaagGTTGTAAGTCAGGGTTAGTTTCTCAAATtacagggttacggtttcaagtcGGGTTTCAAGCATGTTTTAGGGTTCAAATttgagttaaggtttcaaagctAGCTTAGGGTTTCTAAATGGGGTCTGAAGCCAGGGTTAGAGTTCCAAAAtatggtttcaagcctgggttagcgTTTCCAACATTGGTTAGGCTTATAACTTAGGGTATCAAACAAGTGTTTGGGTTTTAATTTAGGATTCTAAAGCAGGGTTTGTGAGTCAAGCCAGTTttaatttagggtttcaaacaaggctaAAGGTTTCACGTTAGGGCTTCAAGCTTGAGTTGGGTCTTACTTGTAGTTGAAGTACATATTGTTgtaggtgttgttgttgttacctgCATTATCCTGTCCTGAGCCGCAGGCGTACGTGGCGTGCGCAGTCCCGTGTTCATCGTGTTGGTGATGCTGTACTCCGACAGCAACGTTGACGAGGCGCCGTTTGCGTTTTCGCTCTCCTCGGCCGCCTGACGGGCAACCTCGCTGGCCACACCCATCTTTACCACCTCCTCCAGTTCAGCGTCGCTGATCTGCCAGGGGAGATGATAACGTGTAAACTTGTGAAGGTAAATGATGGGTGAAGTCCAATCTTTGTCTGAATGACTTGGGAGTCCCACAGGGATCAATTTTAGGTCCACTACTCTTTGCAATGTACATGAATGACCTCCCAAATTGCTGTCAAGGTGTTGCCAACTGTACGCAGATGGCTCGTTGGAAGACAAAAACACAGGGCTCACACTGATTACAACATTCAgtgtaatggtgagttgtattgtaaatattttgttttcatttgcttcTATTCCAGTCcctcaaaatattatttcatgTGAAACTGCTGGTTTAACCTAAAATCAACCCGTTAGCACCACGTTGTTACCTGCGGTGCGGGCAGGACCAGTTTGGAGCGCTTCTTGGTGAACTCGGCCACGCCGCTGGTCTGCAGGATGGCGGAGGGCAGGTcgctctccttcttcttcttgatctTCTGCTTGTCCTTCTTGCGGTCCCTCTCCTCGCGCTCGCTGCGAAAAGACAGCAAACGTGAGGAGTGAGCCTAGCGCAACTGCTAATGTGCTAACACGTGCCAACGCACGCCACAAGACTCACTTGCGCAGCTCGCCGTCCAAGTGCTGCTGCCGGAGACGCTTGAAATTGGGCGCCAGGGGGTCGTAGAGCTCCATGCTGGTGTCATAGAAGccctgaaagaaaacaaaatggctgctcAAAAATTCTGCTCTTGTCAATGCGCATAAtgtaatacagtgaacccccaacTATTTGCAATGCACTATTCCAAAATTCATCTAtttgttttgtcccccccccccccctttgatggaacctatcctcagctattttTGGCCTATTTCTGTAATGCcccaagatggtgccaaagcccggGCTAATCAAAAAGTAGTAAGCGGTGTCAAGgatgtatgttgaagtgatacatcgaCTGTTCTTTGTGCCTCTTTTGCCATTTACATTGGTGGTAGTGAGGGTTCGCCGTATTCAGGATTTGAGCTGATGACTAATTACTGCGGCaggtttcttttcaaaggggatTTCGGCATTGTAGTCCACTCCtcgcttcttcttcctcttcttcccaaTGTGGATGCCCGCGGCTCTCAGCTCTCTGCGCTTCTGCAGCGCCGCCAAACGCCTGCAAAAGGAGAGGGACGGAACCTGCACGGTGAGTATCAACGGGCCAAATGAAAAGATAAATAGATAAGATGCCAATGTGACCTGGCTTCCTCCAGCTGCTTCTCTCGGGCCTTCCTCTTGGCCTTCTTGCCCTGCGTGTTGGCCAGTCGAGCTCTGGCCTCAGACAGCATCTCCAGCTCAtctgaacacatttttaaaaagttcattACTGACAACCAAAGAAAACAGCAGCCCTCAGAAAATGGCGTCAACTATTCATCTTCTCCTATAAAATAGGTCTGCGTACTTGCGTTGTAaataatagatggatggacatagaaaaatatatttgcgCATCTTTGACGTGTGAATACATGTATAagatgtgtttgtttattttctgcatGTGTGTAAGAAAATAAAAGCTCAGTTATGGTTTCGGAGTGAGGATTCCaaacaggtttagggtttcaactctaggttagggtttcaaattcaggTTTTAAGGCAGTGTAGGGTTTTAAGCCAGGGTTAccgtttcaaagtaaggtttcaaacaagggtgagggttcaaaaacaagatttaagaataggttagggtttcaaacaagggttagggatTTAGATTAGGGGTTCAAagcagagttagggtttcaaagtctggtttaggttttcaaatttgggtttaaaGCCAGGGTGGGGTTTCAAACAGATGTTGGTGTTTCAAAGTAAGGCTTCAATCAGGGGCCAGGTCAGGGTTTAAGTTTGGCTAGGGTTTAAAATTGGATTCTTAAGATTGGTTGAAGgcataaatgtaatttattttcttttagaaGTGAAACAGAAGCCATGGAGTGCACTGACTTCTGTTTTATCACATGGAGGAAGCAGGAACTACTACTGACAAAACTGTTCCTAGTGGTCTCCTGTACCCTCATCCATGTCCACGGGGTCGGGCCTGGCCGGTTTGGTCTCGGGGTTGGGGTCGATCTCTCCCGGCTTCAACTTCCTGGGGTCCTCTCCCACTTCCTCCTCGTTGTCTCGCTGCGCCGCCTTGTCACTGAAATGACACAAACAGTCCAAAGTGTCGATTTGAGACACGCCGGTGTCATGCGGCGTAGTGGACGTGTGCGAACGG includes:
- the cdc5l gene encoding cell division cycle 5-like protein, producing the protein MPRIMIKGGVWRNTEDEILKAAVMKYGKNQWSRIASLLHRKSAKQCKARWYEWLDPSIKKTEWSREEEEKLLHLAKLMPTQWRTIAPIIGRTAAQCLEHYEYLLDKAAQRDNEEEVGEDPRKLKPGEIDPNPETKPARPDPVDMDEDELEMLSEARARLANTQGKKAKRKAREKQLEEARRLAALQKRRELRAAGIHIGKKRKKKRGVDYNAEIPFEKKPAAGFYDTSMELYDPLAPNFKRLRQQHLDGELRNEREERDRKKDKQKIKKKKESDLPSAILQTSGVAEFTKKRSKLVLPAPQISDAELEEVVKMGVASEVARQAAEESENANGASSTLLSEYSITNTMNTGLRTPRTPAAQDRIMQEAQNLMALTNIDTPLKGGLNTPLHESDFSGVTPQRQLVQTPNTVLGTPFRTPVQGQGSEGMTPQAAGELTPRGAATPGLTPARTPLRDKLNINSEEQLADPSYTKHQQRESLQQLRHGLMSLPVPKNDFEIVLPENAEKELEETEMEVGHVEDAAEVAACKQAQRDAEREKELKLRHTAVRRGLPRPTEVNESVLRPSSMEPLSDLQVAEELIKQEMIAMMHHDCLHHPTAGAGGQPQRAKGRGPASASNNALHIAYLDAHAYNTVSTDDMDKAKAVLAAEMEVVKGGMGHGDLSMEAYCQVWEECYSQVLYLPGQNRYTRANLASKKDRVESVEKKLEVNRGHMTAEARKAAKLEKKLKILLGGFQSRALGLLKQHNELWEQVEQASTELETFTQLKRQEDTAIPRRLEALREDMERQMDRERELQQRYGELVTEREALVNSAQKY